A single Harpia harpyja isolate bHarHar1 chromosome 6, bHarHar1 primary haplotype, whole genome shotgun sequence DNA region contains:
- the CCDC71L gene encoding coiled-coil domain-containing protein 71L: MTRSRKQAALERGAGKMNQEAGSAAAAAAGARAAAAGAAGDGAAPAAWGLEGEAEKVVYSRSQVSFAGTKALGDALKLFMPKSTEFMSSDSELWNFLCSLKHEFSPVILRSKDVYGYASCRAVVPDPPPPTAERPRRRAGKRRLPPSDAKRRAAAAGGSGKRRRRRRRRRRRGRERQRQAAAAPAADGPRGGGEAALALEPPGEEADSERGSPAEGAAWEPFGGKSLEEIWKAATPRLTTFPTIRVRGSVWSRRSLAAARRRAQQILGVDLSPVVRVRRFPVAPS; encoded by the coding sequence ATGACCCGCAGTAGGAAGCAGGCGGCGCTGGAGAGAGGAGCCGGGAAGATGAACCAAGAGGCGGGgagcgccgcggcggcggccgcgggagcccgggcggcggcggcgggggcagccggAGACGGAGCGGCGCCCGCCGCCTGGGGGCTGGAAGGGGAGGCGGAGAAAGTTGTGTACTCGCGCTCACAGGTCTCCTTCGCGGGCACCAAGGCGCTGGGCGACGCCCTCAAGCTCTTCATGCCCAAGTCCACGGAGTTCATGAGCTCCGACTCGGAGCTGTGGAACTTCCTCTGCAGTCTCAAGCACGAGTTCTCCCCGGTCATCCTCCGCAGCAAGGACGTCTACGGATACGCCTCCTGCCGCGCCGTCGTCCCCGACCCGCCGCCGCCCACGGCggagcggccccgccgccgcgccggcaaGCGGCGCCTCCCGCCCTCCGACGCCAagcgccgggccgcggcggcgggtgGCAGCGGCaagcggcggaggcggcggcggcgccgccgcagGAGGGGCCGGGAGAGGCAGCGGCAAGCGGCCGCGGCACCGGCGGCCGAcggcccccgcggcgggggggaggCGGCGTTGGCGTTGGAGCCGCCGGGCGAGGAGGCGGACAGCGAGCGGGGCAGCCCGGCGGAGGGGGCCGCCTGGGAGCCCTTCGGCGGCAAGTCGCTGGAGGAGATTTGGAAGGCGGCCACCCCCCGCCTCACCACCTTCCCCACCATCCGGGTGCGGGGCAGCGTCTGGAGCCGGCGGAGcctggcggcggcgcggcgccgggCGCAGCAGATCCTCGGCGTGGACCTGTCTCCCGTGGTGCGGGTGCGCCGCTTCCCCGTGGCGCCGTCCTGA